GAAATATTCGGAatgttttcttaaaggaatattcgaaTCTGTTCTTTACGGAATATTCGAATCTGTTTGTTACGGAATATTCGAATGTGTTCTTACGGAATATTCGGAatgttttcttaaaggaatattcggaaTCTGTTCTTTACGGAATATTCGGAATCTGTTTGTTACGGAATATTCGGAATGTGTTCTTTACGGAATATTCAGAAtgtgttcttaaaggaatattcagaatgtgttcttaaaggaatattcggaaTGTGTTCTCAAAGGAATAATCATAATgcgttcttaaaggaatatttggaaTGCATTCATAAAGGGATATTCGGAATgcgttcttaaagggatattcggaatgtgttcttaaagggatattcgGAATGTGTTCTTTACGGAATATTCAGAAtgtgttcttaaaggaatattcggaatctgttcttaaaggaatattcggaaTGTGTTCTTTACGGAATATTCGGAATGTGTTCTTTACGAAATATTCGGAatgttttcttaaaggaatattcggaaTCTGTTCTTTACGGAATATTCGGAATCTGTTTGTTACGGAATATTCGGAATGTGTTCTTTACGGAATATTCAGAatgttttcttaaaggaatattcggaaTCTGTTCTTTACGGAATATTCGGAATCTGTTTGTTACGGAATATTCGGAATGTGTTCTTTACGGAATATTCAGAAtgtgttcttaaaggaatattcagaatgtgttcttaaaggaatattcggaaTGTGTTCTCAAAGGAATAATCATAATgcgttcttaaaggaatatttggaaTGCATTCATAAAGGGATATTCGGAATgcgttcttaaagggatattcggaatgtgttcttaaagggatattcgGAATGTGTTCTTTACGGAATATTCAGAAtgtgttcttaaaggaatattcagaatgcgttcttaaaggaatattcggaatgtgttcttaaaggaatattcggaaTGTGTTCTCAAAGGAATATTCAGAATgcgttcttaaaggaatattcggaaTGTGTTCTCAAAGGAATAATCATAATgcgttcttaaaggaatatttggaaTGCATTAATAAAGGGATATTCGGAATgcgttcttaaaggaatattcagaatgtgttcttaaaggaatattcagaatgcgttcttaaaggaatattcggaaTGTGTTCTCAAAGGAATAATCATAATgcgttcttaaaggaatatttggaaTGCATTAATAAAGGGATATTCGGAATgcgttcttaaagggatattcggaatgtgttcttaaagggatattcgGAATGTGTTCTTTATGGAATATTTGGAAtgtgttgttaaaggaatatttggaaTGTTTTCTCAAAGGAATATTCATAAtgcattcttaaaggaatattcggggttcaatacaagttaagctcaattgaaagcatttgtgacataatattgattacaacaaaaaaatattttgacttgccctaatttctttaaaaagagaaaagaaaacaataaagcaaaagtcttcaatggaagtcaatgggggtcaatctgtatatgttaaaatactgtttcacaagacgtaaacaaataTGCGTATAAACATGatcttagtgtgataaaatcacttactaactaattctgtgtaaagttattgccaattgtACCACTTTGTTGCCACAATGTCGTATAGATGAAAACcctgtaaaattacaatttaaacaactttgcagcttaaataatgttttaaaagaagaattaatgcaagtgcttttataaacccAGAGGGAAAttgtctgcctttaaaccctacaataattgaccccattcacttctgttggAAGTGCCCCAGTCAAACCTCGATTTTtgcctcttcttttgtttttttgtttttttaagaaaagagggacgagccaaaatatttttgggtaatcagcattatgccaccaATTCTGTCGACTGAGCTGAATTTATTAAACCCAGGATTTTCGTTTAAAGATCTAGCCTTTGTTTTGTGTTATGTTAGGTTTTAGTGGTGTTATTATGTtgaggggccgttcagaccgaacgTGTTCTTGCGCGGACGGACGTAAtacgcgttcggtgtgaacagcacCTCTCCATAAACTCACCGCTGTCTCCTCCTCGCTCAGCCCGCACTCCGCCGCGATCAGCATCAGCGTTGTTTCGTCGGGATGTTTGCTGACTTTGGTGAAATTCTCCTCCAGAACTTTAATCTGATCCTCCGCTAAATGCATCCCAAGCATCGCCATCGCGTTTCCATTCGCTGTCATGTTTCAACTCCAAACACAGATATATCACTGAAACAATCACAGTCACAATGTCCCATGCAAATAAACTCCAACGTCTTTAAAAACACCAGTCTCCGCGAGGAAATGCTGTAGAAAGGGGGAACAGAAACGTCAGTGTGAGACACACAAACTTCAGTCCACTGATGCGTGTGAAACTGCACCAACAGTGAAAGTTCAACAACAGTGAACGCCCCTTTTCTAAAGACAATTCATTGACAGCCCCGCAGAAT
This region of Xyrauchen texanus isolate HMW12.3.18 chromosome 23, RBS_HiC_50CHRs, whole genome shotgun sequence genomic DNA includes:
- the LOC127663386 gene encoding homeodomain-only protein; protein product: MTANGNAMAMLGMHLAEDQIKVLEENFTKVSKHPDETTLMLIAAECGLSEEETAKWFRMRNAQWRKAEGLPAELGSVKD